A single Oncorhynchus tshawytscha isolate Ot180627B linkage group LG01, Otsh_v2.0, whole genome shotgun sequence DNA region contains:
- the si:ch211-198a12.6 gene encoding zinc finger protein 883, whose amino-acid sequence MAESETECDTPGLDTLGSECVIAHSQVDLHYAAETEIMTEEKRGLELEIHGADLAKIEGLTAVACVDAMVTETDHDYVTKMDHHGEIQCFTMGGEGKGEALLGEVLLKTETEHMVKVESDHVGGELTVESENGVVIHEAHGLQCNECGEIFGSMADLHQHFEIHKATNPYICVHCGESFAVESSLKQHMKIHMKEKAYATTGVEMVGKGVIDTFNLKSHQMIHSPEKPHRCSECGKSFAAAITLREHMKMHSEDKPYKCTQCRKSFIRRRHLKKHQELHAREKPFTCSQCGKGFTTSSNLKQHQRTHAGDKPHRCTQCGKCFAAASTLREHQRIHSGEKPYKCNQCRKSFVRKRHLKKHQQVHSGGKPYSCSQCDKSFNHSSSLSRHHKVHLEARIYSSPPQGKAFSYGSTMKQQARLHQGGGRGAGDKPYSCNHCDKGFNHSSSLSRHQRVHSEGKSYTCGHCGKRFNHSSSLSRHQRVHQEEKQQQVQQQVVVQQQYSAVPSTKGFPHTTILKQRILASEKPYRCSQCGKGFNHSSSLSRHHRIHIDQ is encoded by the coding sequence ATGGCTGAGTCAGAGACTGAGTGTGACACACCCGGCCTTGACACGCTGGGGTCGGAGTGTGTCATCGCCCACAGCCAGGTTGACCTGCACTATGCGGCCGAGACTGAGATCATGACAGAGGAGAAACGCGGCCTGGAACTGGAGATCCACGGGGCCGACCTGGCCAAGATCGAGGGGCTCACCGCGGTGGCCTGTGTGGACGCCATGGTCACAGAGACGGACCATGACTATGTTACCAAGATGGACCACCATGGTGAGATCCAGTGCTTCACCATGGGGGGTGAGGGCAAGGGGGAGGCACTGCTGGGAGAGGTGCTGTTAAAAACTGAGACGGAGCATATGGTCAAGGTGGAGTCGGACCACGTGGGCGGTGAGCTGACGGTGGAGTCAGAGAATGGTGTGGTGATCCACGAGGCCCACGGCCTGCAGTGCAACGAGTGCGGCGAGATCTTCGGCAGCATGGCCGACCTGCACCAGCATTTCGAGATTCACAAGGCCACCAACCCTTACATCTGTGTGCACTGCGGCGAGAGCTTCGCTGTGGAGTCAAGCCTCAAGCAGCACATGAAGATCCACATGAAAGAGAAAGCGTACGCCACCACAGGCGTGGAGATGGTGGGCAAGGGGGTGATCGACACGTTCAACCTCAAGTCTCACCAGATGATCCACAGCCCAGAGAAGCCCCACCGTTGCTCTGAGTGCGGCAAGAGCTTTGCGGCAGCCATCACCCTGCGGGAGCATATGAAGATGCACTCGGAGGACAAGCCATATAAGTGCACCCAGTGCAGAAAGAGCTTCATCCGCCGGCGCCACCTCAAGAAGCACCAGGAGCTCCACGCCAGGGAGAAGCCCTTCACCTGTTCCCAGTGCGGAAAGGGCTTCACCACGTCCTCCAACCTGAAGCAGCACCAGAGGACCCATGCAGGGGACAAGCCCCACCGCTGCACACAGTGTGGGAAGTGCTTTGCCGCTGCCTCCACCCTGCGGGAGCACCAGCGGATCCACTCTGGGGAGAAGCCCTACAAGTGCAACCAGTGCAGGAAGAGCTTCGTCCGCAAGCGCCACCTCAAGAAGCACCAGCAGGTCCACTCTGGTGGGAAACCCTACTCCTGCTCCCAGTGTGACAAGAGCTTTAACCACTCCTCTTCGCTCTCCCGGCACCACAAGGTCCACCTGGAGGCCCGcatctactcctctcctccccagggcAAGGCCTTCTCCTACGGGTCCACTATGAAGCAACAGGCAAGACTGCACCAGGGGGGAGGCAGAGGTGCGGGGGACAAACCGTACAGCTGCAACCACTGCGACAAGGGCTTCAATCATTCCTCCTCCCTATCCCGCCACCAAAGAGTGCACTCGGAGGGGAAAAGCTACACCTGTGGCCACTGTGGGAAGAGGTTCAACCACTCCTCTTCCCTGTCCAGGCACCAGCGTGTTCACCAAGAGGAGAAGCAGCAGCAGGTGCAGCAACAGGTGGTAGTGCAGCAACAGTACAGCGCTGTGCCCTCGACAAAGGGattcccccacaccaccatcctCAAACAGCGCATCCTGGCCAGCGAAAAGCCATACAGGTGCTCCCAGTGTGGTAAAGGCTTCAACCATTCATCCTCACTCTCCAGGCATCATAGGATCCACATAGACCAGTGA